The following are encoded together in the Pseudoalteromonas shioyasakiensis genome:
- the ylqF gene encoding ribosome biogenesis GTPase YlqF: MAIQWFPGHMNKARNEIKEIMPQMDVIIEVLDARIPYSSENPMVTALRGDKPVIKIMNKADLADPKLTQAWKDYFEQQSGVKAIDFGNDKAGEVHRINELCKKLVPHKVGADKQIKAMIMGIPNVGKSTLINTLAGRIVAKTGNEPAVTKAQQRIKLDDGIMLYDTPGMLWPKVENENSGYRLGATGAIRDTAIDYEEVASYTAEYLLQAYPELLKSRYKIDELPESDWEFVEMAGKKRGCIRGGNQIDTYKMSEILINELRDGIIGRITMETPAMREEEEQMVAELRAAAEAKKAAKEEEKKQRRARARKNRR; encoded by the coding sequence ATGGCCATCCAGTGGTTCCCGGGTCACATGAACAAAGCCCGAAACGAAATTAAAGAAATCATGCCACAGATGGATGTGATCATTGAGGTACTTGATGCCCGTATTCCTTATAGTAGTGAAAACCCAATGGTTACTGCGCTGCGTGGCGACAAGCCGGTAATCAAAATCATGAACAAGGCGGACTTGGCTGATCCTAAGTTAACGCAAGCTTGGAAAGACTACTTTGAGCAGCAAAGTGGTGTGAAAGCGATTGATTTTGGTAATGATAAAGCGGGTGAAGTGCACCGCATTAATGAGCTTTGTAAAAAGTTAGTGCCGCATAAAGTAGGCGCTGATAAACAAATTAAAGCCATGATCATGGGTATTCCAAACGTTGGTAAATCAACTCTTATTAATACCTTGGCTGGCCGTATCGTGGCAAAAACAGGTAATGAACCTGCGGTAACCAAAGCGCAGCAACGTATTAAGCTTGACGATGGCATTATGCTTTACGACACACCGGGTATGTTATGGCCTAAAGTGGAGAACGAAAACTCTGGTTATCGTTTAGGGGCAACTGGGGCTATTCGTGATACCGCTATCGACTACGAAGAAGTGGCAAGTTACACCGCTGAATATTTACTGCAAGCATACCCAGAGCTTTTAAAAAGCCGCTATAAAATTGATGAGCTACCAGAGTCTGACTGGGAGTTTGTTGAAATGGCAGGTAAAAAGCGTGGTTGTATCCGCGGTGGTAATCAAATCGATACTTACAAAATGTCTGAAATTCTTATTAACGAATTACGCGATGGCATTATTGGTCGTATTACCATGGAAACACCGGCTATGCGTGAAGAAGAAGAGCAAATGGTTGCTGAGCTTCGCGCTGCTGCAGAGGCGAAAAAAGCCGCTAAAGAAGAAGAGAAAAAGCAACGCCGTGCACGTGCACGTAAGAACCGTCGATAA
- a CDS encoding PGAP1-like alpha/beta domain-containing protein produces MAIRQVVVLHGLYMSGFVMRPLCARLEKSGLKILNLTYNTLSPDRAAIFDKIDRFIGGKPTALVCHSMGGLVARAYLEANSLQSRHVEKVITLGTPHKGSHIAKQMQQKGFEMLLKNSVEFLLSENGDWPFNAKLYSIAGDLPIGLMPLIAKGSVSDGTVLIDETKLNGMAEHKVFHLSHTSMIYSRQVMDYIIKLINQSE; encoded by the coding sequence ATGGCAATTAGGCAAGTTGTAGTATTACACGGACTTTATATGTCAGGCTTTGTGATGCGCCCACTGTGCGCGCGTCTTGAAAAGTCAGGTCTAAAAATACTCAATTTGACCTATAACACGCTATCTCCCGATAGAGCGGCAATATTCGATAAGATTGACCGCTTTATCGGTGGTAAACCTACCGCCTTAGTTTGCCATTCAATGGGCGGCTTGGTTGCTCGCGCTTACTTAGAGGCCAATTCTCTTCAAAGTCGCCACGTCGAAAAGGTGATCACCTTAGGCACCCCGCATAAAGGCAGTCATATTGCTAAGCAAATGCAGCAAAAAGGCTTTGAAATGCTGTTAAAAAATAGCGTGGAGTTTTTATTATCTGAGAATGGCGATTGGCCGTTTAATGCCAAGCTTTATAGTATTGCTGGTGACTTACCAATAGGGCTAATGCCACTGATTGCTAAAGGCAGTGTCTCCGATGGTACAGTTTTGATAGATGAAACCAAACTCAATGGCATGGCAGAACACAAGGTGTTTCATTTGAGTCACACCAGTATGATCTACTCACGCCAAGTGATGGATTACATTATTAAGCTTATAAATCAAAGTGAGTGA
- a CDS encoding DUF3857 domain-containing transglutaminase family protein, translating into MKWMHLQLKVLAVFLFFVSCFANAEDYQVAPAANWVKQHKLLTPEIPRDQIRDGTFYLMLDTQLQVSEQAPQQRFNRTVMQAVNQSGVDYISQLNIDFDPNYQSLTLNSLGIIRDGQYIDKLNSAELQVLQRETDLASRIYNGTLSLNVIIDDMRVMDILDYSYTVSGSNPVYQHFSTKRTLNWSVPIVQQFMRVKWQKPTPLYINFMNGESPVTKTKLDTGFDYQISQHNEPTLSSASEVPHWYSPYKEVYFSEVNNWQEVVNWSLPLYQSAIEVSPAIETIARQIKFQHADLESQIVAALRFSQDEVRYLGLEMGTNSHQPTPASETLALRYGDCKDKTVLLISLLKALGVEAHPALVNTEDRKRTASLPVSPSLFDHVIVTLEHQGKRYWLDPTISYQRGDLAHLAQPNYDVALIIKQGETGFTDMFTEPALKRVQVFDSYQIPEGINEPVSFSTQYKYGDFEAINRRSSIAENSLKSIEDDYREYYQDTYKGLKTVKPMLVESPKDTGQLITNEYYTIDDFWRPEGNDFQNDFYASEIQNSVYKPEQRERNNAPMWFRYPNNIETTIKVTFTDTNWQFDDKQVTIDNPFFHFEKRVTFKDSVLTLYFDYSAKQDHIPADQIDLYLSERKKLNNATHFGIIKYGTNSSTTTPADDETNWYSVFILSYLAAIIFFIAAWRIEASNRPVFAEQQFYPVSNSKFVIYSLLSLGIFIHYWSYRNWKAIKEQQQSHIMPIARGIFAPLFFIPLLLELCKHSEQTFGKNKIMPVAVGFVLWLAIIISEVVSYNWEYGSWLFLVIPILWLPLVNYIQNLKQPEQALEYHSQWRARQVIISIFMLPWLFYGLIYELYLLPSSTIVTGDKLWSYQVNFLKRKEIIPANENVHYFYSDAFFDFKTDGNGITENTIFSYWKNEQGVLEKDQRRFSDIKELNVDYAKSALLTTTVTVIDHNGDEMLLFLSHEDDLDKKFVAEVERLIKANTPATEQNAD; encoded by the coding sequence ATGAAATGGATGCACTTACAACTTAAGGTACTGGCTGTTTTTTTATTCTTTGTGAGCTGTTTTGCAAACGCTGAAGACTATCAAGTTGCCCCCGCAGCTAACTGGGTAAAACAACATAAGTTACTTACCCCTGAGATACCTCGAGACCAAATACGAGACGGGACTTTCTACCTGATGCTCGACACTCAGCTTCAGGTATCTGAGCAAGCCCCACAGCAACGCTTTAATCGTACTGTAATGCAAGCGGTAAATCAGTCTGGGGTTGATTATATAAGCCAGCTGAATATTGATTTTGATCCAAATTATCAATCTCTTACGCTAAATAGTTTAGGCATTATTCGCGACGGCCAATATATAGATAAACTAAATAGTGCCGAGCTACAGGTATTACAGCGCGAGACCGACTTAGCAAGTCGTATATACAATGGCACCTTAAGCCTAAATGTCATTATTGATGATATGCGGGTAATGGATATTTTAGATTACAGCTATACGGTTTCGGGAAGTAATCCGGTTTATCAGCACTTCAGCACCAAGCGTACACTGAACTGGTCGGTGCCGATAGTGCAGCAATTTATGCGGGTAAAGTGGCAAAAGCCTACGCCCTTATATATCAACTTTATGAATGGCGAGTCGCCAGTTACTAAAACCAAGTTAGATACGGGTTTTGACTACCAAATTAGCCAACACAATGAGCCGACCCTTAGCTCTGCAAGCGAAGTACCGCATTGGTATTCGCCTTACAAAGAAGTGTATTTTTCTGAAGTAAATAATTGGCAAGAGGTAGTCAATTGGTCGTTACCTTTGTACCAATCAGCCATCGAAGTAAGCCCTGCTATTGAAACAATTGCTCGTCAAATTAAGTTTCAACATGCCGACTTAGAGTCTCAAATTGTGGCTGCCCTGCGCTTTAGCCAAGACGAAGTACGTTATTTGGGCCTAGAAATGGGCACCAACTCGCACCAGCCTACTCCTGCATCAGAAACCTTGGCACTGCGCTATGGCGACTGTAAAGACAAAACCGTCTTGCTCATTTCTTTACTTAAAGCGCTCGGCGTAGAGGCTCACCCTGCTTTAGTTAACACTGAAGACAGAAAGCGTACTGCTAGCTTACCGGTATCTCCTAGCTTATTTGACCATGTCATTGTCACCTTAGAGCACCAAGGTAAACGCTATTGGCTTGATCCGACCATTTCGTACCAGCGCGGCGATTTAGCACATCTAGCTCAACCGAACTACGATGTAGCGTTAATCATAAAGCAAGGTGAAACAGGCTTTACAGATATGTTCACAGAACCTGCCCTAAAACGCGTTCAGGTTTTTGATAGTTATCAGATCCCAGAAGGTATTAATGAGCCAGTTAGTTTTTCAACTCAATATAAATACGGCGACTTTGAAGCAATTAACCGCCGCAGTTCAATCGCTGAAAACAGCTTAAAAAGCATAGAAGATGATTACCGCGAATATTATCAAGATACCTACAAGGGCTTAAAGACAGTCAAACCTATGCTGGTTGAATCTCCAAAGGACACCGGTCAGCTAATTACCAATGAGTACTATACTATTGATGACTTTTGGCGACCTGAAGGTAATGATTTTCAAAACGACTTTTACGCTAGTGAAATTCAAAACTCAGTTTATAAGCCAGAACAGCGAGAGCGTAACAATGCACCAATGTGGTTTCGTTACCCAAATAATATCGAAACAACCATAAAGGTTACGTTTACGGATACTAATTGGCAGTTTGATGATAAGCAGGTCACGATCGACAACCCATTTTTTCATTTCGAAAAACGCGTGACATTTAAAGATTCTGTGTTGACCTTATACTTTGATTACAGCGCTAAGCAGGATCATATTCCAGCCGATCAAATAGACCTTTACCTAAGCGAGCGCAAAAAACTCAATAACGCGACCCATTTCGGCATCATTAAATACGGCACAAATAGCTCAACAACCACACCAGCAGATGACGAAACCAACTGGTATAGCGTTTTTATTTTAAGTTACTTGGCGGCAATCATCTTTTTCATCGCGGCTTGGCGTATAGAAGCAAGTAACCGCCCAGTTTTTGCTGAGCAACAGTTCTACCCTGTCAGTAACAGTAAGTTTGTTATTTACAGCTTATTGAGCTTAGGAATATTCATTCACTACTGGAGCTATCGCAACTGGAAAGCGATAAAAGAGCAGCAACAAAGCCATATTATGCCGATTGCTCGAGGGATATTCGCACCACTGTTTTTTATTCCGTTGTTACTTGAACTTTGCAAGCACAGCGAACAAACCTTTGGCAAAAATAAGATCATGCCCGTCGCGGTTGGGTTCGTGTTATGGCTGGCGATTATCATTTCTGAAGTCGTAAGCTATAACTGGGAATATGGTAGTTGGCTGTTTTTAGTTATACCTATTCTATGGTTGCCACTGGTTAATTACATTCAAAACCTCAAGCAACCAGAACAGGCTCTTGAGTACCACTCTCAGTGGCGAGCGAGGCAGGTTATCATTTCGATATTCATGTTGCCTTGGTTATTTTATGGCTTAATTTATGAGCTATATTTGTTGCCAAGCTCAACCATAGTAACCGGCGATAAGCTTTGGTCCTATCAAGTTAACTTTTTAAAAAGAAAAGAAATTATTCCTGCCAACGAGAATGTGCACTATTTTTATAGTGACGCATTTTTCGATTTTAAAACTGATGGAAACGGCATCACAGAAAACACTATTTTTAGTTACTGGAAAAATGAGCAAGGTGTGCTCGAAAAAGATCAGCGCCGCTTTAGTGACATTAAAGAGCTCAACGTTGATTATGCTAAAAGCGCCCTACTAACCACCACGGTAACAGTAATCGACCATAATGGTGATGAAATGCTGTTATTTTTGAGCCATGAAGATGACTTAGATAAGAAGTTTGTCGCTGAGGTAGAGCGCTTAATTAAAGCCAATACCCCAGCAACTGAGCAAAACGCAGATTAA
- a CDS encoding Dps family protein: MSQVNAIGLNSAKSEDIVNSLNSLLSCYQIQYMNARGFHWNIKGRNFFELHLKFEEIYNLLLEKVDEIAERILTLGGTPVHAFSEYIEDSKISEAKNITEGTAAVENLLAGYSTLIQMQREILAQAGDADDEGTASLMGDYIKEQEKLVWMLKAYLG, from the coding sequence ATGTCACAGGTAAATGCAATTGGTTTAAACAGCGCAAAAAGTGAAGATATCGTAAATTCACTAAACTCTTTACTAAGCTGCTACCAAATCCAATACATGAACGCACGCGGCTTTCATTGGAATATCAAAGGTCGTAACTTTTTTGAATTACACCTTAAATTTGAAGAAATTTATAACTTACTACTTGAGAAAGTAGACGAGATTGCAGAGCGTATTTTAACGTTAGGCGGTACACCGGTACATGCATTCTCTGAGTACATCGAAGATAGCAAGATCAGTGAAGCTAAAAATATCACTGAAGGTACTGCTGCAGTAGAAAACCTTTTAGCAGGTTACAGCACGCTTATTCAAATGCAGCGTGAAATCCTTGCACAAGCAGGTGATGCAGATGACGAAGGTACAGCATCACTCATGGGCGACTACATTAAAGAACAAGAGAAACTTGTTTGGATGTTAAAAGCCTACCTTGGTTAA
- a CDS encoding YaeQ family protein: protein MALKSTIIKAQLSLSDMDRHIYQDFNLTLAQHPSETEQRLMIRLLAFALNAREGLEFTKGLCADDEPELWHINYSEEIELWVELGLPDEKRLKKACNKSKQVVLYTYGENNQAIWWQKHQPKLYDFKNLSIFSLDYAATQALADLADRNIKLTITIQDGEVWVSSDTANIEIKPQQLM from the coding sequence ATGGCTCTTAAATCAACCATTATTAAAGCGCAATTATCGTTAAGCGATATGGACCGCCACATTTATCAAGATTTCAATTTAACACTGGCACAACACCCATCAGAAACCGAACAACGCTTGATGATCCGCTTGTTGGCTTTTGCGCTAAATGCCCGTGAAGGCTTAGAGTTTACTAAAGGCTTATGCGCCGATGATGAGCCTGAGCTTTGGCATATTAACTATAGCGAAGAAATTGAATTATGGGTTGAGCTTGGGCTACCAGACGAAAAACGCCTGAAAAAAGCCTGCAATAAGTCGAAGCAAGTTGTTTTATATACCTACGGTGAAAATAACCAAGCGATTTGGTGGCAAAAACATCAACCTAAGTTGTATGATTTTAAAAACTTAAGTATTTTTAGTCTCGATTATGCCGCTACTCAGGCATTAGCCGACTTAGCTGATCGCAATATCAAGCTCACTATTACCATTCAAGATGGTGAAGTGTGGGTTAGCTCAGATACAGCAAATATCGAAATTAAACCGCAACAGTTAATGTAA
- a CDS encoding PAS domain-containing hybrid sensor histidine kinase/response regulator: MFSIWSISLLAIVYLAILFAVAGWADKRKVLPFKGLTYGLSLGVYCTSWAFFGTTAQAAYNGWWLAPTYAGTILLFIFGWQIYCRIAHICRQQKITSMADFIATRYGQSSSLSGFISLISVIAIVPYISLQLSATAQSINLLTDRAATQSHEVWADSTFYITIVLALFAILFGARRLKPSEHNPGLIASIAFESVVKLLAFLAVGLYVCFALFDSPVALFEKAHDLNIDQQVAATQSPTYVYVAHTLLGILATLCLPRQFHMSFIEKNNDKELASARWLFPIYLLLINLFILPIAYAGLIYFQGQEVGYDTFVLALPMAADDALVALLAFLGGFSAATSMVIVSSIVLSVMITNDFINQFILRRSQLTSSSRGLDKNNLLHARKIVIVLILLLSYFTHRVLGESTTLANVGLMSFTLVAQFSPAMIIGLWWRQASCRGAQLGILSGFIIWGYTLLLPNIAGGLGNDSLWLVNGPWGISWLAPTDLFSLGMESISQALLLSLGANCLVYFLVPLFSRATLAERLQSNKFVSQLNDSKVSNHLQPLSYHDLGALLQRFAEKEAAQSLVNHYFPDDKSKWKRPANVELELLVEREMSAVIGGASARLILDVAKNEQRQPLEQVAEFVDEASQVLKFNRDLLQSTIENIQQGISVVDSELRLVAWNQGYKNMFAYPDDALYIGRPVADIIRFNAERGLFSGESMTSEVEKRLAYLRQGSAYKYQRSHNDGRVFEMQGNPLPGGGFVTTYTDITEFVKQQKALTEANVSLEEKVATRTLALTQANQELSMAKQVAEQATVSKTRFFAAASHDLLQPFNAASLFCSLMNEKAQDTELKELAMNIKNSLGSAEELLSSILELTKLDSGSFKIQMSEFAASSLVEPLRNDYEALAREKGLKFIIETCDVRLHTDKALLRRVLRNLLSNAIRYTEQGEVRLKMQHDDDHVSFIVEDTGIGIASSDQQTIFQEFKQLGAKPSAEGLGLGLAITKRICDLLKIPLVMGSELGKGTQFTLTLPCKVSAAPAQAKGAEASQETELGQLRIWLLDNDRNVLEALKQLLENWGCEISTATNLAELEQLKASQALPQLLIIDYQLDDGVTGLEVIEQAALTRLPAIVNTANHDEGIRELVLDAGYPLLYKPLKAPALKRMIKRLT; encoded by the coding sequence ATGTTCTCAATTTGGTCAATAAGCCTTCTTGCAATTGTATATCTGGCAATTTTATTTGCGGTTGCAGGCTGGGCTGATAAAAGAAAAGTATTGCCTTTTAAAGGCTTAACCTATGGTTTATCACTTGGGGTGTATTGCACCTCTTGGGCGTTTTTTGGTACCACAGCACAAGCTGCATACAACGGCTGGTGGTTGGCTCCGACCTATGCCGGTACTATTTTGCTATTCATTTTTGGCTGGCAAATCTATTGCCGCATAGCGCATATTTGTCGGCAGCAAAAAATAACCTCAATGGCAGATTTTATTGCGACCCGATATGGTCAATCGTCGAGTTTGTCTGGGTTCATTTCATTGATTTCAGTGATTGCCATTGTGCCCTATATCTCTTTACAGCTAAGTGCAACTGCACAAAGTATCAACTTACTTACCGATCGTGCTGCCACACAAAGCCATGAAGTATGGGCCGATAGCACTTTTTACATCACGATTGTATTGGCACTGTTTGCTATTTTATTCGGCGCGAGGCGGTTAAAGCCCAGCGAACATAACCCAGGTTTGATTGCCAGTATTGCCTTTGAATCTGTGGTTAAATTATTGGCGTTTTTAGCGGTGGGTTTGTATGTGTGCTTTGCTTTATTCGACAGCCCAGTGGCTCTGTTTGAAAAAGCGCATGACCTAAATATTGATCAGCAAGTGGCGGCCACACAAAGTCCAACCTATGTGTATGTTGCTCATACTTTGCTTGGTATTTTGGCGACCTTATGTTTGCCAAGACAATTCCACATGAGCTTTATCGAAAAAAATAACGATAAAGAGCTGGCCTCGGCGCGTTGGCTATTTCCGATTTACCTCTTACTTATTAACCTGTTTATTCTACCGATTGCATACGCCGGATTAATTTACTTTCAAGGTCAAGAAGTCGGCTACGACACCTTTGTATTGGCTTTACCTATGGCGGCTGATGATGCCCTTGTGGCGTTATTAGCCTTTTTAGGTGGCTTTTCAGCGGCAACCAGTATGGTGATAGTGTCATCAATTGTGCTTTCAGTGATGATCACTAATGACTTTATTAACCAGTTTATTTTACGCCGCTCGCAACTTACATCGAGCAGTCGCGGGCTTGATAAAAATAACCTATTACATGCACGTAAAATCGTTATCGTATTGATTTTATTGCTAAGCTATTTCACTCACCGAGTGCTAGGCGAAAGTACAACCCTTGCCAATGTGGGTTTGATGTCGTTCACCTTAGTCGCGCAATTTTCGCCGGCCATGATCATTGGTTTATGGTGGCGACAAGCATCGTGTCGCGGTGCGCAATTGGGGATTTTAAGCGGCTTTATTATTTGGGGGTACACACTTTTACTACCGAATATCGCCGGAGGTTTAGGAAACGATAGCTTATGGCTTGTGAATGGACCGTGGGGAATAAGCTGGTTAGCACCAACCGATTTATTCTCATTAGGCATGGAAAGCATTAGCCAAGCTTTATTGCTATCGCTAGGTGCGAACTGTTTAGTGTATTTCTTAGTACCGTTATTTAGTCGAGCAACCTTAGCTGAACGCTTACAGAGCAATAAGTTTGTGTCGCAGCTGAATGATTCGAAGGTAAGCAATCATCTACAGCCTTTGAGCTACCATGACCTAGGTGCACTATTGCAACGATTTGCCGAAAAAGAAGCGGCACAGTCTTTGGTAAATCATTACTTTCCGGATGATAAAAGTAAGTGGAAACGTCCTGCCAATGTCGAGTTAGAGCTATTAGTTGAGCGCGAGATGTCTGCGGTGATCGGCGGCGCATCGGCACGGCTTATTTTAGATGTAGCCAAAAATGAGCAGCGCCAGCCTCTAGAGCAGGTTGCCGAGTTTGTTGATGAAGCAAGCCAAGTACTTAAATTTAATCGTGACTTACTGCAATCAACAATCGAAAACATTCAACAAGGGATCAGTGTAGTTGATAGTGAGCTGCGCTTGGTAGCTTGGAACCAAGGCTACAAAAACATGTTCGCCTACCCAGATGATGCGCTTTACATAGGCCGCCCTGTTGCCGACATTATTCGTTTTAATGCCGAGCGTGGCTTATTTAGCGGCGAGAGCATGACCAGCGAAGTCGAAAAACGCTTAGCCTATTTACGCCAAGGCAGCGCTTATAAATATCAGCGCTCGCACAATGATGGCCGCGTGTTTGAAATGCAAGGTAACCCACTGCCAGGAGGCGGCTTTGTAACAACCTATACCGACATTACCGAGTTCGTAAAGCAACAAAAAGCGTTAACCGAAGCAAATGTTAGCCTTGAAGAAAAAGTCGCAACACGCACCTTGGCATTGACTCAAGCAAACCAAGAGTTGTCGATGGCAAAGCAAGTGGCGGAGCAAGCAACGGTCAGTAAAACACGCTTTTTTGCTGCTGCCAGCCATGATTTACTGCAACCTTTCAATGCTGCGAGTTTGTTTTGTTCTTTAATGAATGAAAAAGCCCAAGACACCGAACTTAAAGAGCTGGCGATGAATATTAAGAACTCATTAGGCAGCGCCGAAGAGTTGTTATCGAGTATTTTAGAGTTAACCAAGCTCGATTCAGGCTCGTTTAAAATACAAATGAGCGAGTTTGCTGCCAGCTCGTTGGTTGAGCCACTGCGTAATGACTACGAAGCCCTTGCCCGTGAAAAAGGCTTAAAGTTTATTATTGAAACCTGTGATGTGCGCTTGCATACCGACAAAGCGCTGCTGCGACGAGTACTACGTAACCTTTTGAGTAATGCGATTCGTTATACTGAGCAAGGTGAAGTTCGTTTAAAAATGCAGCATGATGACGACCATGTATCCTTTATTGTTGAAGACACAGGGATTGGTATTGCATCGAGCGATCAACAAACTATTTTCCAAGAGTTTAAACAGCTTGGTGCAAAGCCAAGCGCCGAGGGGTTAGGCTTAGGGTTGGCAATCACTAAACGTATATGTGACTTACTTAAAATCCCCCTAGTGATGGGGTCTGAGCTTGGTAAAGGCACGCAATTTACCCTAACTCTGCCTTGTAAAGTGAGTGCTGCGCCAGCGCAAGCGAAAGGCGCTGAGGCATCACAAGAAACAGAGCTGGGGCAATTACGCATTTGGTTGCTTGATAACGACCGCAACGTGTTAGAGGCATTAAAGCAGCTACTCGAAAATTGGGGCTGCGAAATCTCAACGGCCACTAACTTAGCGGAGCTTGAGCAGCTAAAGGCAAGCCAAGCCCTGCCGCAATTGTTGATTATTGATTATCAGCTTGATGATGGGGTAACTGGCCTTGAAGTAATTGAGCAAGCGGCACTAACACGCTTACCTGCCATCGTGAATACTGCGAATCATGACGAAGGAATACGTGAGTTAGTGCTCGATGCGGGCTATCCATTGCTTTATAAGCCTCTGAAAGCGCCCGCCTTAAAACGCATGATTAAGCGACTGACTTAA